Proteins encoded by one window of Eisenibacter elegans DSM 3317:
- a CDS encoding serine hydrolase domain-containing protein, whose protein sequence is MMKVITVSAFAIGILLAACSKKNDPQPVAPPLKDKDFFALTAIMQNNLTAFGGNAGLILMDKDGKVLYKQYFGSYTDNTYIPIASGSKLPSMVAVMALVDKGLMSLNDKVSTFYPTEFSATDRKDITLRQLMSHTAGFSGGSQWISTDLINLQEAVRGIGQGGMIGTNNVPRASMPYAPNGSQFAYGGVSMHVAGGIAEKVTGKTWDIIFKEQVADKCLMPNTNYIALGNTTNYRIAGGAGTRMMEFANLLLMLLNDGKFNGVQVLSKTAVDEILKDQTNGVPIAFTPYDGDPLRQNFRYGLGCWVEELTNGIPTAFGSQGAFGFSPWIDKKRNVIGILFVQRSLGAVNTQPTPQSAPYTLIRNKINEIIDAP, encoded by the coding sequence ATGATGAAAGTTATCACCGTTTCTGCTTTTGCAATAGGTATCCTACTTGCAGCTTGCAGTAAAAAAAACGACCCACAGCCGGTCGCACCTCCTCTCAAAGACAAAGATTTTTTTGCTCTCACAGCGATTATGCAAAATAATCTTACTGCCTTTGGTGGAAATGCAGGGTTGATATTAATGGACAAAGACGGTAAAGTATTATACAAACAGTATTTTGGGTCTTATACCGACAATACCTACATTCCTATTGCCTCTGGCTCAAAACTTCCTTCAATGGTTGCAGTGATGGCGTTGGTGGATAAAGGCTTAATGAGCCTAAATGACAAAGTAAGCACTTTTTATCCTACAGAGTTTTCCGCTACTGACAGAAAAGACATCACATTAAGGCAACTGATGTCGCATACCGCCGGCTTTTCAGGTGGTAGTCAGTGGATTAGCACCGACCTTATCAATCTTCAGGAGGCTGTAAGAGGCATAGGGCAAGGCGGAATGATAGGAACAAATAACGTTCCAAGAGCCTCTATGCCATATGCCCCCAATGGGTCGCAATTCGCTTATGGAGGTGTAAGTATGCACGTAGCTGGTGGAATAGCCGAAAAGGTTACAGGCAAAACCTGGGACATCATTTTTAAGGAACAAGTGGCAGACAAATGCCTGATGCCCAATACCAATTATATTGCTTTGGGCAATACCACCAACTATCGGATTGCTGGCGGAGCAGGTACACGTATGATGGAATTTGCCAACTTATTGTTGATGCTTTTAAATGATGGAAAATTTAATGGCGTGCAAGTTCTTTCAAAAACTGCTGTGGATGAAATACTTAAAGACCAAACCAATGGAGTGCCTATTGCCTTTACACCTTACGATGGCGACCCGCTTCGGCAAAATTTTCGGTATGGCTTAGGTTGCTGGGTCGAAGAACTCACCAATGGCATTCCGACTGCATTTGGCTCTCAGGGTGCATTTGGGTTTAGTCCTTGGATTGATAAAAAAAGAAATGTTATCGGAATTCTTTTTGTGCAAAGAAGTTTAGGTGCTGTCAATACACAACCCACTCCCCAATCCGCCCCTTATACACTTATCAGAAATAAAATAAATGAAATCATCGATGCACCATAG
- a CDS encoding ArsR/SmtB family transcription factor — translation MPSSIKNDYFTKEQEQTARFAKALGHPVRIAILELLNSQACCYHGDMAEELPIAKSTLSQHLKELKDAGLIQGDITPPTTKYCINRENFKLAKSLLNKVLE, via the coding sequence ATGCCAAGTAGTATTAAGAACGATTATTTCACGAAAGAACAAGAGCAGACTGCTCGATTTGCAAAAGCATTAGGACACCCTGTTCGCATTGCCATTTTGGAATTACTCAATTCTCAGGCCTGTTGCTATCACGGAGATATGGCAGAGGAACTACCCATCGCAAAATCAACCCTCTCTCAACACTTAAAAGAGTTAAAAGACGCAGGATTGATTCAAGGTGATATTACGCCACCCACTACCAAGTATTGCATCAACAGGGAAAATTTCAAACTTGCTAAATCATTGCTGAACAAGGTTTTAGAATAA
- a CDS encoding thioredoxin family protein has translation MIQIKVLGPGCPKCKTTYSNVLEALKQTNIEANVEKVEDIEEMMKYNVLTTPVLMIDEQIKIKGRVAQVSEIVELLKK, from the coding sequence ATGATACAGATAAAAGTATTAGGTCCGGGCTGCCCAAAGTGCAAAACTACCTACAGCAATGTGCTCGAAGCACTCAAACAAACCAATATTGAGGCCAATGTGGAAAAAGTAGAAGACATTGAAGAAATGATGAAGTACAATGTACTTACTACTCCTGTCTTGATGATTGATGAGCAAATCAAAATCAAAGGCAGAGTTGCCCAAGTGAGCGAAATTGTTGAACTCCTAAAAAAATAA
- a CDS encoding GDCCVxC domain-containing (seleno)protein yields the protein MNIILQSTITCLDCGHKKEETMPTDACQYFYECENCKKVLKPKQGDCCVYCSYGTVKCPPIQAGTNCCN from the coding sequence ATGAACATCATACTGCAATCAACAATCACCTGCCTCGACTGCGGACACAAAAAAGAAGAAACAATGCCGACAGACGCTTGCCAATATTTTTACGAGTGTGAAAACTGCAAGAAAGTTTTAAAGCCAAAACAGGGCGACTGTTGCGTTTATTGTAGCTATGGGACAGTAAAATGTCCACCCATTCAAGCAGGAACAAATTGCTGTAATTGA